The following are from one region of the Chryseobacterium shigense genome:
- a CDS encoding superoxide dismutase family protein, protein MKGQTLALLAGCAFLAASCCTTKTYTVNAKSGTQTGGTAKFTQKGEEVTMKLEVTNLTPGIHAVHIHEKGDCSAADGTSTGGHWNPAKDDHGKWGAEHFHMGDIGNLTADASGKAVLTFKTNKWCLGCTDESKNIIGKGLIVHASADDFHTQPTGNAGGRVGCVEIK, encoded by the coding sequence ATGAAAGGACAAACATTAGCATTACTGGCGGGGTGTGCATTTTTAGCGGCTTCATGCTGCACAACAAAAACGTACACGGTTAACGCTAAGAGCGGAACACAGACGGGCGGAACGGCAAAGTTTACCCAGAAAGGAGAAGAAGTAACCATGAAACTTGAAGTTACGAATCTTACTCCCGGCATCCATGCGGTACATATCCACGAAAAAGGAGACTGTTCTGCAGCTGATGGAACTTCTACCGGCGGGCACTGGAATCCGGCTAAAGACGACCACGGAAAATGGGGTGCGGAGCATTTCCACATGGGAGATATAGGAAACCTGACTGCTGATGCATCCGGAAAGGCTGTACTTACTTTCAAAACGAATAAATGGTGCTTAGGGTGTACAGATGAATCGAAAAACATCATCGGGAAAGGGCTTATTGTACATGCTTCTGCGGATGATTTCCATACGCAGCCAACCGGAAATGCCGGAGGAAGAGTGGGTTGTGTAGAAATTAAATAA
- a CDS encoding TonB-dependent receptor — protein MKTQGQKLLLLIAFLAFIAGYSQVKISGKVTFKGKGINEINVTLKDTYDGATTDVQGNFSFETSEKGNHILTFTHPKYQDVEKPVIIENQDVSVNAELKEQISEIDAVVVSAGSIEASDKKRATALLTPIDIYTTAGADGQISSALNYLPGVQKVGETEGLFIRGGTGTESKIFMDGSLINNYFSNSVPGIAGRDRFNTSLFKGNIFSSGGYSALYGQALSGALMLESVDLPDQSSYDFGISPIFLSAGFQKLGADKNHSYGATLGYSLLSLMQKVFNFNTDFIDAPQGLNGDFNFRIKTKSGGFIKYYGMYDSNKMGVKTESLEPEYDFALVRLKGRNTYHNLSFKQKFGKYLLNAGTSYSYNRSDLNFSTETNNTESGSSELLTDGNYINFKAVLERKINKISAVRAGFELNNTSEKLNFGNVQKNYKDLISAAFAETDLGFSNALSAKIGVRAETSSYLGKSNIAPRFALAYRLAKDWTTSFAYGLFYQNPESKYINWPADLDFQKSQHYIFQVQRASDGRSLRFEAFYKKYDQLIKTFNITPDKEQNQQVQTALNNDGYGYAKGLELFWRDKKTFENIDYWISYSFLDSKRDFINYPVSLKPNFASAHTLSAVAKRFIPEWKLGVNLSYTYSKGRPYYDIATKTENSNAVNYIRNEGRLKDYNALNISFNYLPNLGKKDARAFTVLVLSVSNVLGSKNVYGYNFSLDGSRSSSVVPPVNTFVFIGAFISFGVDKTQDAINNNL, from the coding sequence ATGAAAACACAGGGACAAAAACTTTTACTGCTGATTGCTTTTCTAGCCTTTATCGCCGGATATTCACAGGTGAAAATCTCAGGAAAAGTTACTTTTAAAGGTAAAGGCATTAATGAAATAAATGTCACATTAAAAGATACTTATGACGGTGCCACTACAGATGTTCAGGGAAATTTCTCCTTTGAAACCTCAGAAAAGGGAAACCATATCCTGACATTTACCCACCCGAAATACCAGGATGTAGAAAAGCCTGTTATTATTGAAAATCAGGATGTTTCAGTCAATGCAGAACTTAAAGAACAGATCAGTGAGATTGATGCCGTGGTGGTTTCCGCAGGTTCCATAGAAGCAAGTGATAAAAAAAGAGCTACAGCCCTTTTAACACCCATTGATATTTACACGACAGCGGGAGCAGACGGACAGATCTCTTCTGCTTTAAATTACCTTCCCGGCGTCCAGAAAGTAGGAGAAACAGAAGGCCTTTTCATTCGCGGAGGTACAGGAACAGAATCCAAAATATTCATGGACGGAAGCCTGATCAACAATTATTTCTCCAATTCAGTTCCGGGAATTGCAGGAAGAGACCGTTTTAATACATCACTTTTTAAAGGAAATATTTTTTCAAGCGGTGGATATTCTGCATTATACGGCCAGGCTCTTTCAGGAGCGCTGATGCTGGAAAGTGTGGATCTTCCGGACCAGAGCTCATATGATTTTGGGATTTCACCCATCTTTTTAAGCGCAGGGTTTCAAAAACTGGGAGCAGATAAAAATCATTCTTACGGAGCTACTTTAGGCTATTCATTATTAAGCCTGATGCAGAAAGTTTTTAATTTTAATACTGATTTTATCGATGCTCCACAGGGTTTGAACGGTGATTTTAACTTCAGAATCAAAACAAAATCCGGAGGGTTCATTAAATATTACGGAATGTATGATTCCAACAAAATGGGAGTGAAAACAGAAAGCCTGGAACCGGAATATGATTTTGCGCTGGTAAGGCTAAAAGGAAGAAATACCTATCATAACCTTTCTTTTAAACAGAAATTCGGGAAATATCTCCTGAATGCCGGAACTTCTTATTCCTACAACAGATCCGATCTTAATTTTTCTACAGAAACCAATAATACAGAATCCGGCAGTTCAGAACTTTTAACAGACGGAAACTATATCAATTTTAAAGCTGTCCTTGAACGGAAAATCAATAAAATCAGTGCAGTAAGAGCCGGTTTTGAGCTGAATAATACGAGTGAAAAGCTGAATTTCGGAAACGTACAGAAAAACTATAAAGATCTTATATCCGCAGCTTTTGCAGAAACAGACCTGGGATTCAGCAATGCGCTGTCTGCAAAAATAGGAGTAAGGGCAGAAACCTCTTCTTATTTAGGAAAAAGCAATATTGCGCCACGCTTTGCATTGGCTTACCGTCTGGCGAAAGACTGGACCACCTCCTTTGCCTACGGACTGTTTTACCAGAATCCGGAAAGTAAATACATCAATTGGCCTGCGGACCTTGATTTCCAGAAATCACAACACTATATTTTCCAGGTTCAGAGGGCATCAGATGGAAGAAGCCTCCGTTTTGAAGCATTTTACAAGAAATATGACCAATTAATTAAGACATTTAACATCACACCGGATAAAGAACAGAACCAGCAGGTACAGACCGCTTTGAATAATGACGGCTATGGCTATGCAAAAGGGCTTGAGCTGTTCTGGAGAGATAAGAAAACTTTTGAAAATATAGATTACTGGATCAGCTACTCATTCCTGGATTCAAAAAGAGATTTTATCAATTATCCTGTGAGCCTCAAACCTAATTTTGCTTCCGCACACACCCTTTCTGCTGTGGCGAAAAGATTTATCCCCGAGTGGAAATTAGGAGTTAATTTATCTTACACTTACTCGAAAGGACGGCCTTATTATGATATTGCAACGAAAACTGAGAACAGCAATGCAGTTAATTATATCAGAAATGAAGGAAGGCTGAAAGATTACAATGCACTTAATATCAGCTTTAATTACCTTCCGAACCTGGGGAAAAAAGATGCCAGAGCTTTTACCGTTCTTGTATTGAGTGTTTCCAATGTTTTAGGGTCCAAAAATGTTTACGGATATAATTTTTCTCTTGACGGATCAAGAAGTTCGTCAGTTGTTCCACCGGTAAACACTTTTGTTTTCATAGGCGCTTTCATTAGCTTTGGAGTAGATAAAACACAGGATGCCATCAATAATAATTTGTAA
- a CDS encoding 2TM domain-containing protein has product MKRKYFISLLWISLGTTLFFFLFFNEKTLENFTMTLLLSTMYSFVLGVGNGLINDFLNKKFPWSETTKTRAALSIISIIIGNFILVYFCNYMNYVVIQKVATTEVFFSKKYGVTNWFMINIALLISAFLHAKSFMEELKKTSRKEVVEQKLIATSANAQFESLKNQLDPHFLFNSLNVLSSLIDENPQQAQKFTASMSKIYRYVLEQKDKELVTVEDEIEFAKTYCELLKTRFEDSVDFIFDVEKEDYRRYVVPLSLQLLLENCIKHNFATSSKPLVIKIFSDNDMLCIENNLQAREQMKESAGIGLANIVQRYALLTKKNVFIEKSEDYFKVKVPILVNKPNNISTQAEDENGSYEKAKKRVKELKSFYGNLISYCTVIPFLVIINLITSPKNLWFYFPMLGWGIGLVSHAFKVFGVGESWKERKIREIMDKQKYRDNGNL; this is encoded by the coding sequence ATGAAGCGTAAATATTTTATTTCATTACTTTGGATATCCTTGGGAACCACTCTTTTTTTCTTTTTGTTTTTTAACGAGAAGACCTTGGAGAACTTTACTATGACGTTGCTCCTTTCAACCATGTATTCCTTTGTGCTTGGCGTAGGAAACGGCCTGATAAATGACTTTCTCAACAAAAAGTTTCCCTGGTCCGAAACCACAAAAACAAGAGCTGCTTTAAGTATCATTTCCATTATAATAGGAAATTTTATCCTGGTATACTTCTGCAATTACATGAACTATGTGGTGATCCAGAAAGTAGCAACAACAGAAGTTTTTTTCTCTAAAAAATATGGAGTTACCAATTGGTTCATGATCAATATTGCCCTTCTGATTTCTGCATTTCTTCATGCAAAAAGCTTTATGGAAGAGCTGAAGAAAACATCAAGGAAAGAAGTGGTAGAACAGAAGCTTATCGCCACATCTGCCAATGCACAGTTTGAAAGTCTTAAAAACCAGCTGGATCCGCATTTTCTTTTCAATTCTTTAAATGTATTGAGTTCTCTTATTGATGAGAATCCTCAACAGGCTCAGAAGTTTACAGCCTCAATGTCAAAGATTTACCGTTATGTACTTGAACAGAAAGATAAAGAATTGGTAACGGTAGAAGATGAGATAGAATTTGCCAAAACTTACTGTGAACTTTTAAAAACAAGATTCGAAGACAGTGTAGATTTTATTTTTGATGTTGAAAAAGAAGATTACAGGCGGTATGTAGTACCCCTCTCATTACAGCTTTTACTGGAAAACTGTATCAAACATAATTTTGCAACCTCTTCAAAACCTCTGGTCATTAAAATATTTTCTGATAATGATATGCTCTGCATTGAAAATAATCTTCAGGCAAGAGAACAGATGAAGGAAAGCGCCGGAATTGGCTTAGCTAATATTGTTCAGCGTTATGCATTGCTTACAAAGAAAAATGTTTTTATTGAAAAATCAGAAGATTATTTTAAAGTAAAAGTTCCGATACTTGTTAATAAGCCCAATAATATCAGTACACAGGCTGAAGACGAAAACGGGTCTTATGAGAAGGCGAAAAAGCGTGTAAAAGAGTTAAAAAGCTTCTACGGAAATTTAATTTCCTATTGCACCGTGATCCCGTTTTTAGTGATTATCAATCTTATAACTTCACCCAAAAATCTTTGGTTCTATTTCCCGATGCTAGGATGGGGGATTGGCCTCGTTTCTCATGCCTTTAAAGTATTTGGGGTAGGAGAATCCTGGAAAGAAAGGAAGATACGGGAAATTATGGATAAACAAAAATACAGAGATAATGGAAACCTATGA
- a CDS encoding 2TM domain-containing protein: METYDENDIRYQQAKRKVERLSGFYRHLFIYIAVNAVIVLYNYKHLEPGESYFQFKNFFTATFWGIGLAAHAIVVFIANIGFVKNWEEKKIRKLMKEKDNHRSQKS; the protein is encoded by the coding sequence ATGGAAACCTATGATGAAAATGATATCCGGTATCAGCAGGCCAAAAGGAAGGTTGAGCGGTTAAGCGGATTCTACAGGCATTTATTCATATATATTGCCGTAAATGCTGTAATTGTTCTTTATAATTATAAACATCTGGAACCCGGAGAAAGCTATTTCCAGTTCAAAAATTTCTTTACCGCTACATTTTGGGGGATTGGGCTGGCGGCTCATGCAATAGTTGTTTTTATAGCCAATATAGGCTTTGTTAAAAACTGGGAAGAAAAGAAGATCCGAAAACTGATGAAGGAAAAAGATAATCACCGGAGCCAAAAGAGCTGA
- a CDS encoding methyltransferase family protein translates to MSPLHILFSASMVAWFLSEILYKNMLKSGKEDSKDKDRSTLNILWMAIPFSIAASVAVSYMTAFPIAKGAWILYTGEAFILTGIVLRFFIIRSLGKYFTVDVTIKKDHQIKKEGFYKYLRHPSYAFSLLTSLGLGLYLNNWISLILAFLPPFLAFIYRIKIEEQALVEQFGEEYIQYRKTTKKLIPFIY, encoded by the coding sequence ATGAGCCCTTTACACATCCTTTTTTCAGCCTCAATGGTTGCCTGGTTTCTTTCAGAAATCCTTTATAAAAACATGCTGAAATCCGGCAAGGAAGACAGCAAAGATAAAGATAGGTCTACCCTGAATATTTTGTGGATGGCAATTCCGTTTTCCATAGCCGCTTCAGTAGCCGTTTCTTATATGACTGCATTTCCTATTGCCAAAGGCGCCTGGATTCTGTACACAGGTGAGGCCTTTATTCTTACAGGCATTGTTCTGAGATTTTTCATCATCAGATCTTTAGGAAAATATTTTACAGTAGATGTTACCATAAAAAAAGATCATCAGATCAAAAAAGAAGGTTTCTATAAGTATTTAAGGCACCCTTCATATGCATTTTCCCTGTTAACATCTTTAGGATTAGGGCTTTATCTTAATAACTGGATTTCATTGATTCTTGCATTTCTGCCTCCTTTTCTGGCTTTTATTTACCGGATTAAAATAGAAGAACAGGCGCTTGTAGAGCAATTCGGGGAAGAATATATCCAATACCGGAAAACCACTAAAAAACTGATTCCTTTCATTTATTAA
- a CDS encoding 2TM domain-containing protein has product METIGYTKETLAYEKAAKRVKELKGFYGNLTSYCLVIPFLLALNLLTSPQHLWFYWPMLGWGIGIVAHAVNVFGIGKEWEERKIQELMNQEKRNIKTL; this is encoded by the coding sequence ATGGAAACAATAGGATATACAAAAGAAACGCTGGCTTACGAAAAAGCAGCAAAAAGAGTAAAAGAATTAAAAGGATTTTATGGAAACCTTACCTCTTACTGTCTGGTTATCCCGTTCCTGCTTGCACTTAACCTTCTTACATCTCCCCAACATTTATGGTTTTACTGGCCGATGCTGGGCTGGGGAATAGGAATTGTGGCTCATGCTGTCAATGTTTTCGGAATAGGGAAAGAATGGGAAGAAAGAAAAATCCAGGAATTGATGAACCAGGAAAAAAGAAATATAAAAACATTATAA
- a CDS encoding 2TM domain-containing protein — translation MDYNSAYERVSQLKKFYKSLLWFGIVAGIIFFDDIFENGRINLSLFNGSVILIIWGIILTVKAVKLFILDAEWENDLIEKEMKKGKKKIDF, via the coding sequence ATGGATTACAACAGCGCATACGAAAGAGTCAGCCAACTGAAAAAATTTTACAAAAGCCTCCTTTGGTTCGGAATAGTAGCAGGAATCATTTTCTTCGATGATATCTTTGAAAACGGAAGAATCAATCTCTCCTTATTTAACGGATCTGTCATCCTTATCATATGGGGAATCATCTTAACTGTTAAAGCTGTAAAGCTATTTATTTTAGATGCAGAATGGGAAAATGATCTCATAGAAAAAGAGATGAAAAAGGGCAAAAAGAAGATAGATTTTTAA
- a CDS encoding LytR/AlgR family response regulator transcription factor — protein MIKTVIIEDEKPASRKLERMLGNFPEIEVVAKIESVEEGIAWFSENEHPQLIFSDIVLGDGLSFDIFEKIPTKGFIIYTTAFDQYTLKAFKLNSIDYLLKPILEEDLSGAVEKFKSFIPASNTTGSEDIKQLIRKEKSTLSRVLVKIGYNLKIVQAHEISCFFSENKIVYLQTAERVYPSDFTLDELEEILEEKKFFRVNRQFIINSDYIKNIHTSPYYKVDIEFQPQEEITVSRDRVKDFKEWLVG, from the coding sequence ATGATCAAAACTGTCATTATTGAAGACGAAAAACCTGCTTCAAGGAAACTGGAAAGAATGCTGGGTAATTTCCCTGAAATAGAAGTAGTTGCCAAAATAGAATCGGTAGAAGAAGGAATAGCCTGGTTTTCAGAAAATGAACATCCTCAGCTGATCTTTTCCGACATCGTTCTGGGAGATGGCCTGTCTTTCGATATTTTTGAAAAAATACCTACCAAAGGATTCATCATTTACACAACAGCTTTTGATCAATATACTTTAAAAGCATTTAAGCTGAACAGTATAGATTACCTTTTAAAACCAATCCTTGAAGAAGATCTTTCAGGGGCAGTAGAAAAGTTTAAATCCTTTATTCCGGCGAGTAATACAACCGGTTCTGAAGATATCAAGCAGCTGATCAGAAAAGAGAAATCTACACTTTCCAGGGTTCTGGTAAAAATAGGATACAACCTTAAAATTGTTCAGGCCCATGAAATAAGCTGTTTTTTCAGTGAAAACAAGATTGTATATCTTCAGACCGCAGAGCGTGTTTATCCCTCAGATTTTACGCTGGATGAGCTGGAAGAGATCCTGGAAGAGAAAAAGTTTTTCCGTGTGAACAGGCAGTTTATCATCAATTCGGATTATATAAAAAATATCCATACCTCACCCTATTACAAAGTGGATATAGAATTTCAGCCGCAGGAAGAAATCACAGTAAGCCGCGACAGGGTAAAAGACTTTAAAGAGTGGCTGGTGGGATAA
- a CDS encoding STM3941 family protein, giving the protein MKLLNGKTIIYKDDPATGSKNFGIICFSLLFIITTIWIIGLFSESFWDSEDDIIFCLVLFVLDVIFFRILLRFIRSATETNNENPLVIIEKSGITIYDTPFNWKDIEKITLCNDIGNECKYILIDKKNKHKQNFNLNSMEVSEFMNLSKFQRIIKPFFENIEIQ; this is encoded by the coding sequence ATGAAGCTTTTAAATGGCAAAACAATAATTTATAAAGATGATCCGGCAACAGGATCAAAAAATTTTGGGATAATCTGTTTCTCTCTTCTTTTCATCATTACAACAATCTGGATCATTGGCCTTTTTTCCGAAAGTTTCTGGGACAGTGAAGATGACATTATTTTCTGTTTAGTTCTTTTTGTTTTGGATGTCATATTTTTTAGGATTCTTCTCAGATTCATTAGGAGTGCAACTGAAACTAATAATGAAAATCCTCTTGTAATCATAGAAAAATCCGGAATTACAATCTATGATACACCATTTAACTGGAAGGATATTGAAAAAATTACACTCTGTAATGATATAGGCAATGAGTGTAAATATATTCTTATTGATAAAAAAAATAAACACAAACAGAACTTTAACCTGAACAGTATGGAAGTCTCTGAATTTATGAACCTGTCTAAATTTCAGAGGATTATAAAGCCATTCTTTGAAAACATAGAAATTCAATAA
- a CDS encoding SPFH domain-containing protein — MEIENILHSAWFVPGTIIITCLIFYKFILRVFFGLVIIPEDKIGLVTKKFVLLGKQELPEGRIIATNGEAGFQAQTLAPGIYFWKWIWQYSIHFQPFTIIPTGKIGLILAKDGRELETGRILARKVECDSFQDAEAFLKNGGRKGRQTGVIAPGSYRINTLLFEISLTDMTQIPDNAVGIITTLEGKPLEEGQIAGKIVEEHNKFQDVDAFLNNGGYKGLQEQVILAGSYFLNPWFVLLEMVKMTEIPIGSVGVVISYVGNEGKDLSGAEFKHGNIVERGCKGVWAEALGPGKYPINPYIMKTELVPTTNLVLNWASARSESHQLDKNLSTITVRSKDGFPFNLDVSQIIHIPSNEAPKVIARFGNMMNLVGQVLEPTIGNYFRNSAQDSDVIAFLGTRKERQQSAREHISNVLEQYNVSAVDTLIGDIVPPDTLMKTLTDRKIAEEQKTTFEVQKLAQETRQSLEKETAVADIQKEIVTADQGVLIAERVAAAAVKKANGEAEKTRLLAKANAEQISLMGNAEAEKILAIGRSNAEAYKLSVEAMGDDNFTQLKVMESIASQNVKIMPDILIGGSGDSANGGISGLLGLKLLEQLDAKKPVKRTEKRNFDDTSQD, encoded by the coding sequence ATGGAAATAGAAAACATTTTACATTCAGCCTGGTTCGTACCGGGAACCATTATCATCACGTGTCTCATATTCTACAAATTTATTTTACGTGTATTCTTTGGGCTGGTTATTATCCCCGAAGACAAAATCGGACTTGTCACTAAAAAATTTGTATTGCTTGGAAAACAGGAATTACCCGAAGGTAGAATCATCGCTACAAATGGCGAAGCAGGATTCCAGGCACAGACTCTCGCTCCGGGAATATACTTCTGGAAATGGATCTGGCAGTATTCCATCCATTTTCAGCCCTTTACTATCATTCCCACCGGAAAAATAGGGTTGATACTGGCAAAAGACGGGCGTGAGCTTGAAACGGGAAGAATATTAGCCAGAAAAGTGGAATGCGATTCCTTTCAGGACGCAGAAGCTTTTTTAAAAAACGGCGGGAGAAAAGGAAGACAGACCGGAGTAATTGCCCCCGGATCATACAGAATCAATACCCTGTTATTTGAAATTTCTTTAACAGATATGACCCAGATTCCGGACAATGCAGTAGGAATTATTACCACACTGGAAGGAAAACCTTTGGAAGAAGGCCAGATTGCAGGAAAAATAGTGGAGGAACACAACAAATTTCAGGATGTTGATGCCTTTTTGAATAACGGTGGTTACAAAGGCTTACAGGAGCAGGTGATTTTAGCCGGCTCTTATTTTTTAAACCCCTGGTTTGTTCTTCTGGAAATGGTAAAGATGACTGAAATTCCGATTGGCTCCGTAGGTGTGGTCATCAGCTACGTAGGAAATGAAGGAAAAGATTTAAGCGGAGCAGAATTCAAACATGGAAATATTGTTGAGAGAGGCTGCAAAGGAGTCTGGGCAGAAGCGCTAGGGCCCGGTAAATATCCTATCAACCCATACATTATGAAGACAGAGCTGGTACCCACTACCAACCTTGTATTGAACTGGGCATCAGCAAGAAGCGAATCCCATCAGCTGGATAAGAACCTTTCAACCATTACAGTGCGGAGTAAAGATGGTTTCCCTTTTAATCTGGATGTTTCCCAGATCATTCACATTCCCTCCAACGAAGCCCCGAAAGTGATTGCCCGCTTCGGGAATATGATGAATCTGGTAGGGCAGGTTCTGGAACCAACCATTGGAAATTACTTCAGGAATTCCGCCCAGGACAGTGATGTGATTGCTTTCCTCGGAACCCGTAAAGAACGCCAGCAATCAGCAAGGGAACATATCAGCAATGTACTGGAACAATACAATGTTTCTGCGGTGGATACGCTTATCGGGGACATTGTTCCCCCGGATACGCTGATGAAAACATTGACAGACAGGAAGATAGCTGAAGAACAGAAAACAACATTCGAAGTGCAGAAGCTGGCCCAGGAAACCCGCCAGAGCCTTGAAAAAGAAACCGCAGTCGCAGATATCCAGAAAGAGATCGTAACAGCAGATCAGGGAGTACTGATTGCGGAAAGAGTAGCCGCAGCTGCTGTTAAAAAAGCCAACGGGGAAGCTGAGAAAACAAGATTACTTGCCAAAGCCAACGCAGAACAGATCTCTTTAATGGGTAATGCAGAAGCGGAAAAAATCCTGGCTATCGGAAGATCCAATGCGGAAGCCTATAAACTTTCAGTTGAGGCAATGGGAGATGATAATTTCACCCAGCTTAAAGTAATGGAATCTATTGCCAGCCAGAATGTTAAGATAATGCCCGATATACTCATCGGAGGAAGCGGGGATAGTGCAAACGGAGGAATAAGCGGACTTCTTGGACTAAAGCTTTTAGAGCAATTGGATGCAAAAAAGCCGGTTAAAAGAACCGAAAAGAGAAATTTTGATGATACTTCCCAGGATTAA
- a CDS encoding glycine-rich domain-containing protein, with the protein MNTKTLITDHELWQRISDFSIDQPGAVFPFSRKLAREEGWTSDFTERAIEEYKKFVYLCCILPNGASPSETVDKVWHMHLMYTQNYWEEFCPGILRRKLHHHPSNGGISEKNRHQNWLQDTLEKYKEVFQQDAPGEIWHNKNKGPKPEKRNIWIKSISVFSLLSLLLLMASCSDNSDPFFPVLFILIMAFIFFITLVSWSSGINNFQDGDQYKNKGKDDGSSGGGGGSGCGSSCGGGCGGGCGGCGGCGGG; encoded by the coding sequence ATGAACACCAAAACACTGATAACAGATCATGAACTGTGGCAAAGAATCTCAGATTTTTCCATAGACCAACCGGGAGCTGTGTTTCCGTTTTCGAGGAAGCTGGCCAGAGAAGAAGGGTGGACATCAGACTTTACTGAAAGAGCCATTGAAGAATATAAAAAATTTGTTTATCTCTGCTGTATTCTGCCCAACGGGGCTTCACCCAGCGAAACAGTGGATAAAGTGTGGCATATGCACCTTATGTATACCCAAAATTACTGGGAAGAATTCTGTCCCGGTATTTTGAGAAGAAAACTCCATCATCATCCGTCCAACGGTGGAATTTCCGAAAAAAACAGACATCAGAACTGGCTGCAGGATACATTAGAAAAATATAAAGAGGTTTTTCAGCAGGATGCGCCCGGTGAAATATGGCATAACAAAAATAAAGGACCAAAACCTGAAAAGAGAAACATATGGATCAAAAGCATCAGTGTTTTTTCTTTACTATCCCTGTTACTTCTGATGGCCTCCTGTTCAGACAACAGTGATCCATTTTTCCCGGTCCTTTTTATACTTATTATGGCATTCATTTTCTTTATTACACTCGTTTCATGGTCCTCGGGTATAAATAATTTCCAGGATGGAGATCAGTATAAAAATAAGGGTAAAGATGACGGAAGCAGTGGAGGGGGTGGAGGCTCGGGCTGCGGAAGTAGCTGTGGCGGAGGCTGCGGAGGTGGTTGTGGGGGTTGTGGGGGTTGCGGAGGCGGTTAA